One window of Channa argus isolate prfri chromosome 4, Channa argus male v1.0, whole genome shotgun sequence genomic DNA carries:
- the wash1 gene encoding WASH complex subunit 1 isoform X2 encodes MVRMTQKHFLEGQVYSVPLIQPDLRREEVVHQIADALFYLETISTDIFRRVSESVEKNRHQLQSVTDRIRLAQARVDKIKGSKKATKVFSSAKFPAPDRLQDYTSLFTEATDPSSQTRSRHKIQNKLRPFEEKTLQEKLMYYPVCVSNKKKSEDETEEGLGSLPRNISSVSSLLLFNTTENLYKKYVFLDPLAGAVTKTHTTLETEKEEKPFDAPLSITKREQLERQTAESYFYMPDLGEVPEIDVPSYLPDLPGIADDLSYSADLGPGFAPSGPTHNIPELPSFSEEGNLAGSQLPTNASFPSPTPPPPPPPPPEPALIPATPAGVPPAPPPPPPPPADTEVSRLPPTGPVSGAPSEVVQPSDSRASLLESIRNAGGIGKAKLRNVKERKMEKKKQKEQEQVGAASSGGDFMSDLFNKLAMRRKGISGKGPAGGESSDTPAGTGGAFARISGVIPPLPAPHSTTDDDDWEA; translated from the exons ATGGTGAG GATGACACAAAAGCATTTCCTGGAAGGCCAGGTGTACTCTGTGCCTCTCATCCAGCCAGACCTGAGGAGAGAGGAGGTTGTCCATCAGATAGCAGATGCATTATTCTATTTGGAGACCATCTCTACTGATATTTTCAGACG GGTGTCAGAGAGTGTAGAGAAGAACCGTCACCAGCTGCAGAGTGTCACTGACAGGATCCGGCTAGCACAGGCCCGTGTAGACAAGATCAAAGGCAGTAAGAAAGCGACTAAG GTGTTCTCCAGTGCCAAGTTCCCAGCACCAGATCGACTTCAGGACTACACTTCTCTTTTTACTGAAGCTACAGACCCCTCCTCACAAACTCGATCCCGGCACAAGATACAGAATAAACTTAGACCCTTTGAGGAAAAGACCCTACAG GAGAAGTTAATGTAttatcctgtgtgtgtgagtaataaGAAGAAGTCTGAGGATGAGACTGAGGAGGGGCTGGGGAGTTTGCCGCGCAACATCTCATCCGTCAGCTCCCTGTTGCTCTTTAATACTACAGAGAACCT atataagAAGTATGTGTTCCTTGATCCTCTGGCGGGAGCAGTGACAAAAACGCACACTACActtgagacagaaaaagaagagaaaccGTTTGATGCTCCGCTGTCCATTACAAAGAGAGAGCAATTAGAGAGACAG acagcagagagTTACTTCTACATGCCAGACCTGGGCGAGGTGCCTGAGATAGATGTGCCATCCTACCTGCCTGACCTACCAGGCATCGCAGATGACCTGTCCTACAGTGCAGACCTTGGACCTGGCTTTGCCCCATCAGGACCAACACACAACATCCCTGAATTGCCCTCCTTCTCTGAAGAAGGCAATCTAGCAG gGTCTCAGCTTCCAACTAATGCTTCATTTCCTTCCCCaactccacctccacctcctccacctcctcctgagCCTGCCCTCATTCCTGCTACTCCTGCAGGAGTCCCccctgctccacctcctccaccacctcctccagcTGACACAGAAGTATCTCGACTCCCACCTACAG GTCCTGTTTCCGGTGCACCCAGCGAGGTGGTTCAACCATCAGACAGCCGTGCTAGTCTGCTGGAGTCTATCCGCAATGCTGGAGGCATTGGGAAAGCCAAGTTACGCAATGTTAAAGAGCGCAAGatggagaagaagaaacagaaggagCAGGAGCAAG TGGGAGCAGCATCTAGTGGTGGAGACTTCATGTCTGATCTCTTTAATAAACTTGCTATGCGAAGAAAAG GCATTTCTGGGAAGGGTCCAGCAGGTGGGGAGTCAAGTGATACTCCTGCTGGTACTGGTGGTGCTTTTGCTAGGATATCAGGTGTCATCCCACCACTTCCTGCCCCACACTCAACAACAGATGATGACGACTGGGAAGCATAA
- the wash1 gene encoding WASH complex subunit 1 isoform X1, with translation MVRMTQKHFLEGQVYSVPLIQPDLRREEVVHQIADALFYLETISTDIFRRVSESVEKNRHQLQSVTDRIRLAQARVDKIKGSKKATKVFSSAKFPAPDRLQDYTSLFTEATDPSSQTRSRHKIQNKLRPFEEKTLQEKLMYYPVCVSNKKKSEDETEEGLGSLPRNISSVSSLLLFNTTENLYKKYVFLDPLAGAVTKTHTTLETEKEEKPFDAPLSITKREQLERQTAESYFYMPDLGEVPEIDVPSYLPDLPGIADDLSYSADLGPGFAPSGPTHNIPELPSFSEEGNLAGSQLPTNASFPSPTPPPPPPPPPEPALIPATPAGVPPAPPPPPPPPADTEVSRLPPTGPVSGAPSEVVQPSDSRASLLESIRNAGGIGKAKLRNVKERKMEKKKQKEQEQAVGAASSGGDFMSDLFNKLAMRRKGISGKGPAGGESSDTPAGTGGAFARISGVIPPLPAPHSTTDDDDWEA, from the exons ATGGTGAG GATGACACAAAAGCATTTCCTGGAAGGCCAGGTGTACTCTGTGCCTCTCATCCAGCCAGACCTGAGGAGAGAGGAGGTTGTCCATCAGATAGCAGATGCATTATTCTATTTGGAGACCATCTCTACTGATATTTTCAGACG GGTGTCAGAGAGTGTAGAGAAGAACCGTCACCAGCTGCAGAGTGTCACTGACAGGATCCGGCTAGCACAGGCCCGTGTAGACAAGATCAAAGGCAGTAAGAAAGCGACTAAG GTGTTCTCCAGTGCCAAGTTCCCAGCACCAGATCGACTTCAGGACTACACTTCTCTTTTTACTGAAGCTACAGACCCCTCCTCACAAACTCGATCCCGGCACAAGATACAGAATAAACTTAGACCCTTTGAGGAAAAGACCCTACAG GAGAAGTTAATGTAttatcctgtgtgtgtgagtaataaGAAGAAGTCTGAGGATGAGACTGAGGAGGGGCTGGGGAGTTTGCCGCGCAACATCTCATCCGTCAGCTCCCTGTTGCTCTTTAATACTACAGAGAACCT atataagAAGTATGTGTTCCTTGATCCTCTGGCGGGAGCAGTGACAAAAACGCACACTACActtgagacagaaaaagaagagaaaccGTTTGATGCTCCGCTGTCCATTACAAAGAGAGAGCAATTAGAGAGACAG acagcagagagTTACTTCTACATGCCAGACCTGGGCGAGGTGCCTGAGATAGATGTGCCATCCTACCTGCCTGACCTACCAGGCATCGCAGATGACCTGTCCTACAGTGCAGACCTTGGACCTGGCTTTGCCCCATCAGGACCAACACACAACATCCCTGAATTGCCCTCCTTCTCTGAAGAAGGCAATCTAGCAG gGTCTCAGCTTCCAACTAATGCTTCATTTCCTTCCCCaactccacctccacctcctccacctcctcctgagCCTGCCCTCATTCCTGCTACTCCTGCAGGAGTCCCccctgctccacctcctccaccacctcctccagcTGACACAGAAGTATCTCGACTCCCACCTACAG GTCCTGTTTCCGGTGCACCCAGCGAGGTGGTTCAACCATCAGACAGCCGTGCTAGTCTGCTGGAGTCTATCCGCAATGCTGGAGGCATTGGGAAAGCCAAGTTACGCAATGTTAAAGAGCGCAAGatggagaagaagaaacagaaggagCAGGAGCAAG cagTGGGAGCAGCATCTAGTGGTGGAGACTTCATGTCTGATCTCTTTAATAAACTTGCTATGCGAAGAAAAG GCATTTCTGGGAAGGGTCCAGCAGGTGGGGAGTCAAGTGATACTCCTGCTGGTACTGGTGGTGCTTTTGCTAGGATATCAGGTGTCATCCCACCACTTCCTGCCCCACACTCAACAACAGATGATGACGACTGGGAAGCATAA
- the wash1 gene encoding WASH complex subunit 1 isoform X3, whose protein sequence is MTQKHFLEGQVYSVPLIQPDLRREEVVHQIADALFYLETISTDIFRRVSESVEKNRHQLQSVTDRIRLAQARVDKIKGSKKATKVFSSAKFPAPDRLQDYTSLFTEATDPSSQTRSRHKIQNKLRPFEEKTLQEKLMYYPVCVSNKKKSEDETEEGLGSLPRNISSVSSLLLFNTTENLYKKYVFLDPLAGAVTKTHTTLETEKEEKPFDAPLSITKREQLERQTAESYFYMPDLGEVPEIDVPSYLPDLPGIADDLSYSADLGPGFAPSGPTHNIPELPSFSEEGNLAGSQLPTNASFPSPTPPPPPPPPPEPALIPATPAGVPPAPPPPPPPPADTEVSRLPPTGPVSGAPSEVVQPSDSRASLLESIRNAGGIGKAKLRNVKERKMEKKKQKEQEQAVGAASSGGDFMSDLFNKLAMRRKGISGKGPAGGESSDTPAGTGGAFARISGVIPPLPAPHSTTDDDDWEA, encoded by the exons ATGACACAAAAGCATTTCCTGGAAGGCCAGGTGTACTCTGTGCCTCTCATCCAGCCAGACCTGAGGAGAGAGGAGGTTGTCCATCAGATAGCAGATGCATTATTCTATTTGGAGACCATCTCTACTGATATTTTCAGACG GGTGTCAGAGAGTGTAGAGAAGAACCGTCACCAGCTGCAGAGTGTCACTGACAGGATCCGGCTAGCACAGGCCCGTGTAGACAAGATCAAAGGCAGTAAGAAAGCGACTAAG GTGTTCTCCAGTGCCAAGTTCCCAGCACCAGATCGACTTCAGGACTACACTTCTCTTTTTACTGAAGCTACAGACCCCTCCTCACAAACTCGATCCCGGCACAAGATACAGAATAAACTTAGACCCTTTGAGGAAAAGACCCTACAG GAGAAGTTAATGTAttatcctgtgtgtgtgagtaataaGAAGAAGTCTGAGGATGAGACTGAGGAGGGGCTGGGGAGTTTGCCGCGCAACATCTCATCCGTCAGCTCCCTGTTGCTCTTTAATACTACAGAGAACCT atataagAAGTATGTGTTCCTTGATCCTCTGGCGGGAGCAGTGACAAAAACGCACACTACActtgagacagaaaaagaagagaaaccGTTTGATGCTCCGCTGTCCATTACAAAGAGAGAGCAATTAGAGAGACAG acagcagagagTTACTTCTACATGCCAGACCTGGGCGAGGTGCCTGAGATAGATGTGCCATCCTACCTGCCTGACCTACCAGGCATCGCAGATGACCTGTCCTACAGTGCAGACCTTGGACCTGGCTTTGCCCCATCAGGACCAACACACAACATCCCTGAATTGCCCTCCTTCTCTGAAGAAGGCAATCTAGCAG gGTCTCAGCTTCCAACTAATGCTTCATTTCCTTCCCCaactccacctccacctcctccacctcctcctgagCCTGCCCTCATTCCTGCTACTCCTGCAGGAGTCCCccctgctccacctcctccaccacctcctccagcTGACACAGAAGTATCTCGACTCCCACCTACAG GTCCTGTTTCCGGTGCACCCAGCGAGGTGGTTCAACCATCAGACAGCCGTGCTAGTCTGCTGGAGTCTATCCGCAATGCTGGAGGCATTGGGAAAGCCAAGTTACGCAATGTTAAAGAGCGCAAGatggagaagaagaaacagaaggagCAGGAGCAAG cagTGGGAGCAGCATCTAGTGGTGGAGACTTCATGTCTGATCTCTTTAATAAACTTGCTATGCGAAGAAAAG GCATTTCTGGGAAGGGTCCAGCAGGTGGGGAGTCAAGTGATACTCCTGCTGGTACTGGTGGTGCTTTTGCTAGGATATCAGGTGTCATCCCACCACTTCCTGCCCCACACTCAACAACAGATGATGACGACTGGGAAGCATAA